The following proteins are encoded in a genomic region of Cricetulus griseus strain 17A/GY chromosome 7, alternate assembly CriGri-PICRH-1.0, whole genome shotgun sequence:
- the Eif2ak2 gene encoding interferon-induced, double-stranded RNA-activated protein kinase (The RefSeq protein has 2 substitutions compared to this genomic sequence) translates to MASDTPGFYMDKLNKYHQKHKVMITYKQLHITGPPHDRRFTFQVIINGEEFPEAEGRTKQEAKNAAAQLAVERLNENKADSQTDASEGLLSGNYIGLVNSYAQKENLSVNYEQCTSNTQSPQRFCCKCKIGLKTYGIGSGATKQEAKQSAAKDAYQKLSEKSSMRVDRTSSGLSTSSSSGLSSSLSTASHFTSLSAPQSDFSEIASKNHWHSISFESPFTNGLRENKRKSGVKPSPSDVQRNKYTMDSRFNNDFEDIEEIGSGGFGQVFKAKHRIDGKTYAIKRVSCNTEKEVREVKALAALSHINIVQYHSCWLGQDYDPEHSPDRNPRRSKTQCLFIQMEFYDKGTLEQWMLNCKQRKVDNDLFLELSEQITTGVDYIHSKGLIHRDLKPCNIFLVDEKHIKIGDFGLVTSMEKDGNRTKRTGTLLYMSPEQLSLQEYGKEVDIFALGLILGELLHICITDLEKSKFFNDLRDGIFHDDIFGSKEKSLLKKLLAKKPMERPSTSEILMTLAEWKSISEIQKRHTL, encoded by the exons atggCCAGTGATACACCGGGTTTCTACATGGACAAACTTAATAAATACCACCAGAAGCATAAAGTAATGATTACGTATAAGCAACTTCATATTACAGGACCTCCACATGACAGAAG GTTTACATTTCAAGTTATAATAAACGGGGAAGAATTTCCAGAAGCTGAGGGTAGAACAAAGCAGGAAGCAAAAAATGCTGCTGCCCAATTAGCTGTTGAGAGACTTAATGAAAACAAG gcGGATAGTCAAACAGACGCTTCAGAAGGCTTACTTTCTGGGAATTACATAGGCCTTGTCAATAGTTATGCTCAGAAGGAAAATCTGTCTGTAAATTACGAACAGTGTACCTCCAATACCCAGTCGCCCCAAAG ATTTTGTTGTAAATGCAAAATTGGGCTGAAAACTTATGGTATTGGTTCAGGCGCTACCAAACAGGAAGCAAAGCAGTCGGCTGCTAAAGATGCGTATCAGAAGCTATCAGAGAAAAGCTCAATG AGAGTTGACAGAACATCCTCTGGTCTTAGTACATCTTCATCCAGTGGCCTCTCCAGCAGCTTGTCTACAGCAAGCCATTT TACTTCTCTGTCAGCACCGCAAAGTGATTTCTCAGAGATTGCATCAAAGAACCACTGGCACAGTATTTCTTTCGAATCTCCTTTTACG AATGgtctcagagaaaataaaaggaaatcaggAGT AAAACCGTCACCTAGTGATgtgcaaagaaataaatataccaTGGACTCCAG GTTTAATAATGATTTTGAAGACATAGAAGAAATTGGCTCAGGTGGATTTGGCCAAGTTTTCAAAGCCAAACACAGAATTGATGGAAAGACTTATGCTATTAAGCGAGTTAGTTGTAACACAGA GAAGGAAGTACGGGAAGTAAAAGCGTTGGCAGCACTCAGTCATATCAATATTGTTCAGTACCATTCTTGTTGGCTGGGACAGGACTATGATCCCGAGCACAGCCCGGATAGAAATCCAAGACG ATCAAAGACCCAGTGCCTTTTCATTCAAATGGAATTCTATGATAAAGGAACTTTGGAGCAATGGATGTTAAATTGCAAGCAGAGGAAAGTAGACAATGATTTGTTTTTGGAATTATCTGAACAAATAACAACAGGGGTGGATTATATACATTCAAAAGGTTTAATTCACAGAGACCTTAAG ccatgtaatatatttttagtaGATGAAAAACACATAAAGATTGGAGACTTTGGCCTCGTAACATCCATGGAGAAAGATGGAAATCGAACAAAGCGTACAGGAACTCTTCTATACATGAGTCCAGAGCAG TTATCTTTACAAGAATATGGAAAAGAAGTGGACATCTTTGCTTTAGGACTTATTCTAGCTGAACTCCTTCACATATGCATCACTGACTTAGAAAAATCAAAG tttttcaaCGACCTAAGAGATGGCATCTTCCATGATGATATATTTGGGAGCAAGGAA AAAAGTCTTCTAAAGAAATTACTCTCGAAGAAACCCATGGAACGACCTAGTACTTCTGAAATTCTGATGACCTTGGCTGAATGGAAGAGTATCTCAGAGATACAGAAAAGACACACACTTTAG